A window of Actinomadura viridis genomic DNA:
GTGTGCACGCGCACGCCCCGCAGCCGGGGCACCAGCCCGGCCAGGATGTGGTCCTCGTTCCCCACCTGGCCGTCGGTGATCAGCACCAGCACCCGGTCCCGGGCGGGGTCGGACAGCAGCGCGCACGCCTCCTGGAGCGGGCCCGCCATCTCGGTGCTGCCCCGCGCGTCCAGCGAGGCCAGGTGCTCGATCGCGCGGAACCGGTTGCGGTCGGTCCCGGCCGCCAGCCCCGCGCCCAGGTCGCGCGGGCGCTCGATCACGTTGTCGAACGACAGCACCGCGAACCTGTCACCGGCGGTCAGGGTGTCCACGATCCGCCCGGCCGCCCGCCGTGCCGCGATCATCTTCCAGCCGTGCATGCTGCCCGAGCGGTCCAGGACCAGCACCACGTCACGGGGCCGCGGGCGGGTCGTCCCGGACGGGAGCAGGGTCAGCGTGAACGTGCCCTCCGCGCTCTCGCCCTGCTCGCCCTCCGGGGCGCCGTCCGGCCCGCCGTCCGGGGTCAGGGCCAGCGCGGGGGCGATCCCCGCACCGGCCGTACCGGCATCTTCGCCGGTGGCGGGCGGCGCGTAATCGAGCCGCAGGATGAAGTCGCGGTTCAGCCGTTCCCCGGGGTGCAGCCGGACCGTCGCGCGGTCGCCGGAGCCCTCGTCGGCCACGACGTGCAGGGCCGAGCGGATGCCGGTGAGCTCCAGCCCCGCCGGGTCGATGTCCACCGAGATCGACAGCCGGACCGGGTTGGGGAAGCCGGGCAGCAGGACGGGCGGGCTGATCCGCGAGGCGTCCGGCACCGCGTCGGTGTCGGGGGCCACCCCCGACCCGGCCGCCTCCTCGTCGAGCGGCGCGCCCGGGATGTAGCGGGGCGCCACCACCAGCGGGAAACGGAACGTCGCGGCCCCCTGCCCGAGCCCGCCGCCCGTGCCGCCCGTGCCGCCCGCGCCGGCCGGCGGCTCCGTCCCGGCGACCGTGCCGGACGGCTCCAGCTCGTAGGGCAGCGGCTGGTTCAGCGTCAGCCGGATCGTCACCCGCTCGCCGGGCATGATGTTGCCGGCCCGCATGGTGAAGACGTCGGGGCGGTCCTCCTCCGCGATCGCCGCCCGCCGGCCCGCGGCGACGGCGGTGGCGTAGTCCTGCCGCGCCTGGCCGCGCTCCTTGAGGACACCGTCGATCACCCGGTCCGCGGCCTCCATGCGCAGCGCGGTGACGGCGGCCCGGTCGGGCAGCGGGAAGATGTAGGTGGCCTCCAGGGGCACGTCGTAGGGGTTGCGGAAGCCCTGGACGACCTCGATCCCGGCGACCAGGCCCGTGACGGCGGCGTGCACGTCGACGCTGTCGAGCGGAAGGTTCCCCCGGTCGGTGGCCAGGGCGCCCAGCCCGCCCTCGGGAACGGGCGGTGCCTCGGGTTCGGGGATCTGTGCGATGCGCAGGGTCATTGGGACCTCCCGGAAGGGTCGGCGGGGCGGATGTCGGGCAGGGGGCCGGGCGGGTCGAGCAGCCCGCGCCGGCGCAGTTCCTCCAGCAGGGGACGGACGGCCGTCCCTATGGCGGCGAGATCGTCGTCGTCCAGCGCGGAGACGTCCGCCGGAACGTCGAGCAGCAGGGTGAGGCCCGGCGCCAGGCGCACGCCCTGCACCCGCACCGCCTGGACGTCCTGGACGTCCTGGACGTCCTGGACGTCTTGGGCCTCCTGGGCGGGGGCGGGGGCCGGGGCGGGTGAGGCGGGGCGGTGCCCGTCCTCGCGGGCACCGGCGGACGGCTGCGCCGTCCAGAAGCGGTCGCGCCTGCCCGGCCTCGGTGTCTGAGGTTCCGGCGCCGAGGCCGGAGAGGCGGCGGGCTCGGGGTGGCCGCCCGGCTCGGATTCCGGCAGCCGGGCGATCTCCCGGAGCGTCCCGTCGGTCGCCCCGGCGAGCTCCACCTGGATCTGGGCGATGGTGCGGCCCGCCGCCTGGCGGCGCTTGACCGCGACGATCTGCAGGAGATGGCGCGTCCCGTACAGGGCGGTACGGCCGCGGCGCCCGAGTGGCGGGTCGACCAGGCCGATGGTGCCGTACCAGCGGATCAGCCGCTCGTTGGGCAGATCGCGCACCCGCCCGTTGACCCGCACGGACTCACCGGACGTGAGGGCCGCGGCGGCCCGTTCCGCCAGTTCCGCGATGGTCCAGGTGCTCTCCATGGAACGATGATGACACTGTAATGATGACAGTGTCAACGTCGTGTCGCCGTCCGCGTCCGGCGGATCCCGGACGAGGGTGCGAACTCGGAGCCCGCTCATTTCGTCGGAGGGTCGGGCGGGCACTTCTCGTCGATCATGTGAGATCCTTCGGGAGGGCGATGCAACCCTCCCGCAACCTCGGTCGTGCTAAT
This region includes:
- a CDS encoding VIT domain-containing protein, translating into MTLRIAQIPEPEAPPVPEGGLGALATDRGNLPLDSVDVHAAVTGLVAGIEVVQGFRNPYDVPLEATYIFPLPDRAAVTALRMEAADRVIDGVLKERGQARQDYATAVAAGRRAAIAEEDRPDVFTMRAGNIMPGERVTIRLTLNQPLPYELEPSGTVAGTEPPAGAGGTGGTGGGLGQGAATFRFPLVVAPRYIPGAPLDEEAAGSGVAPDTDAVPDASRISPPVLLPGFPNPVRLSISVDIDPAGLELTGIRSALHVVADEGSGDRATVRLHPGERLNRDFILRLDYAPPATGEDAGTAGAGIAPALALTPDGGPDGAPEGEQGESAEGTFTLTLLPSGTTRPRPRDVVLVLDRSGSMHGWKMIAARRAAGRIVDTLTAGDRFAVLSFDNVIERPRDLGAGLAAGTDRNRFRAIEHLASLDARGSTEMAGPLQEACALLSDPARDRVLVLITDGQVGNEDHILAGLVPRLRGVRVHTVGIDRAVNAGFLHRLAEAGQGRFELVESEDRLDEAMEGIHHRIGSPLVTGLRVEGAGLEIVPESVAPRRVGALYPGVPLVVSGRFRGAPSGGVVVRGTTPEGNGWERRATGTVTRAPAATSIWARAHLRDLEDRYAVEGSESLEQRIVGTSLRFGVLCRFTAFVAVDSRVVAEGGRPHQVVQPVETPDGWGAMPAAPAAPAAPFAAGAAPMAAMPPAGAAPAPAPPGSAGGYGAAPPPPAQPGAAPVRGSDPGMRRRSAPARGTGRGPAGRPGGLPRPAPVPSPAGHALADARQRLTTLLEELRSQWFPQGGPRRAHLFATVLPALETVTRAMESSGVDAALVSPLSALVSDLHAAGAAVPPCPDHVVDELRDRTLRVLETFLQQGAGAPGGPATRRSFWKRPR
- a CDS encoding MerR family transcriptional regulator, which produces MESTWTIAELAERAAAALTSGESVRVNGRVRDLPNERLIRWYGTIGLVDPPLGRRGRTALYGTRHLLQIVAVKRRQAAGRTIAQIQVELAGATDGTLREIARLPESEPGGHPEPAASPASAPEPQTPRPGRRDRFWTAQPSAGAREDGHRPASPAPAPAPAQEAQDVQDVQDVQDVQAVRVQGVRLAPGLTLLLDVPADVSALDDDDLAAIGTAVRPLLEELRRRGLLDPPGPLPDIRPADPSGRSQ